Proteins co-encoded in one Campylobacter ornithocola genomic window:
- a CDS encoding DMT family transporter has translation MIERTKISSNFGWFMVILGGLVECFWVSGLKYSTEIWHYALTAIGVSISFTCFLKACERLEVSIAYSVFVGIGTVGVVLNEMFIFNEPSSITKLTLIAILLLSIIGLKIISKEAK, from the coding sequence ATGATAGAAAGAACAAAAATAAGCTCTAATTTTGGTTGGTTTATGGTTATTTTAGGTGGTTTGGTTGAGTGTTTTTGGGTGAGCGGTTTAAAATACTCAACTGAAATTTGGCATTATGCTTTAACAGCTATTGGTGTAAGCATATCTTTTACATGTTTTTTAAAAGCTTGCGAAAGACTTGAAGTAAGTATTGCTTATAGTGTCTTTGTGGGTATTGGCACAGTTGGAGTGGTGCTTAATGAGATGTTTATTTTCAATGAACCAAGCTCTATTACCAAGCTTACTTTAATAGCCATTTTACTTTTAAGCATTATAGGCCTTAAAATCATTAGTAAGGAAGCTAAATAA
- a CDS encoding tetratricopeptide repeat protein translates to MKKILIVLTILFLNFAYSQEDLFLKGLEAYVKDDYPIALKYFKKACDLNEGKSCYGLGLMHENGDGLKKDIFKAVEFYRKACDLNIGDGCHQLGILYEDGLGVKKDNFKAVELFRKACDLGSESDCANLGFMYVNGQGVKKDNFKAVEFFRKACDLNKGAGCVNLGVAYVNGHGVRKDLYKALEYFGKACDLKDDLGCQNYARLKQ, encoded by the coding sequence ATGAAAAAAATATTAATTGTTCTAACAATTTTATTTTTAAATTTTGCATACTCACAAGAGGATTTGTTTTTAAAAGGACTTGAAGCTTATGTTAAAGACGATTACCCAATAGCTTTAAAATACTTTAAAAAAGCTTGCGATTTAAATGAAGGTAAAAGTTGCTATGGTCTTGGGCTTATGCATGAAAACGGAGATGGTTTAAAAAAGGATATTTTTAAAGCAGTTGAATTTTACAGAAAAGCTTGTGATTTAAATATTGGTGATGGTTGTCATCAACTTGGTATTTTATATGAGGATGGGCTTGGTGTAAAAAAGGACAATTTTAAAGCAGTTGAATTATTTAGAAAAGCTTGTGATTTAGGTAGTGAAAGTGATTGCGCTAATCTTGGTTTTATGTATGTAAATGGACAAGGTGTAAAAAAGGACAATTTTAAAGCAGTTGAATTCTTTAGAAAAGCATGTGATTTAAATAAAGGTGCGGGTTGTGTTAATCTTGGAGTTGCGTATGTAAATGGGCATGGTGTTAGAAAGGATCTTTATAAAGCTTTAGAATATTTTGGCAAGGCTTGTGATTTAAAAGATGACTTAGGTTGTCAAAACTACGCAAGGCTTAAACAATAA
- a CDS encoding Sua5 YciO YrdC YwlC family protein, with protein MIYLAQTDTTAGFLSKDLKALNILKKRPLNQDCLITTTKFSELKKLTRVPNHFKNTIRKSKKTTFLYPNSKAIRVVKDCAHEDFLKQFNWLYSTSANIHGKKFDLNWAMQNVDIIVDEKFFESGSSKIFKLRGVRKTKIR; from the coding sequence ATGATTTATCTTGCTCAAACTGATACAACAGCAGGGTTTTTAAGCAAAGATTTAAAAGCCCTTAATATTTTAAAAAAAAGACCTTTAAATCAAGATTGTTTGATTACTACAACTAAATTTAGCGAGCTTAAAAAACTTACAAGAGTACCAAATCACTTTAAAAATACTATTAGAAAATCTAAAAAAACTACTTTTTTATATCCTAATTCTAAAGCTATACGTGTTGTTAAAGATTGTGCTCACGAGGATTTTTTAAAACAATTTAATTGGCTTTATTCTACTTCTGCAAATATTCATGGAAAAAAATTTGATTTGAATTGGGCTATGCAAAATGTAGATATAATAGTAGATGAAAAATTTTTTGAAAGTGGATCCTCGAAGATTTTTAAACTTCGAGGTGTTAGAAAAACTAAAATACGCTAG
- a CDS encoding methyltransferase domain-containing protein, whose translation MQTFIRAKDTYIVNTPVQKDMAKELCKILNESDFSYFEAVFEFGCGVGIFSKALQECIKFKHYFLNDIYPFENLCKFDEFGVFDMNELKNHHFYTKKFDLIASNACMQWLKIDELLENLASMLNKNGILLFSTFGEKNFIQIKQSTNLSLEYLTLEQIKQKLSKKFKIIKAKEELKELKFDHTLELFRHLKLSGVNALGNKFFISKAFLKNYEKEFQNTLTYHPLFFMCQVY comes from the coding sequence TTGCAAACTTTCATAAGAGCAAAAGACACTTATATCGTAAATACACCTGTGCAAAAAGACATGGCTAAAGAGCTTTGTAAAATACTTAATGAGAGTGATTTTAGCTATTTTGAAGCGGTGTTTGAGTTTGGCTGTGGGGTAGGGATTTTTAGTAAGGCTTTGCAAGAGTGTATTAAATTTAAGCATTATTTTTTAAATGATATTTATCCTTTTGAAAATCTTTGTAAATTTGATGAATTTGGCGTTTTTGATATGAATGAGCTTAAAAATCATCATTTTTATACGAAAAAATTTGATCTTATAGCCTCAAATGCTTGTATGCAGTGGCTAAAGATAGATGAGCTTTTAGAAAACCTTGCAAGCATGCTAAATAAAAACGGGATTTTGCTTTTTTCTACTTTTGGAGAAAAAAATTTCATTCAAATAAAGCAAAGCACTAATTTATCACTTGAATATTTAACTTTAGAGCAAATTAAGCAAAAGCTTTCTAAAAAATTTAAGATCATAAAAGCAAAAGAAGAATTAAAAGAGTTAAAATTTGATCATACTTTAGAACTTTTTAGACATTTGAAATTAAGCGGGGTAAATGCTTTGGGTAATAAATTTTTCATAAGCAAGGCATTTTTAAAAAACTATGAAAAAGAATTTCAAAATACCTTGACTTATCATCCTTTATTTTTTATGTGTCAAGTTTATTAA
- the surE gene encoding 5'/3'-nucleotidase SurE, with protein MKEILITNDDGYESEGLKKLIKMLRKHFKAKITIVAPASEKSACSHSITLTKPLRFYKVGKRFYKLDDGTPADCVYLALHALYKKRLPDLVISGINKGANVGEDITYSGTCAGAMEAVLHGIPAISLSQFYKDSQKELNYKLALKLTKKIVKNIFEKGFPLDKKEFLNINFPSNKTTFQGLKICKAGKRIYSYEAHSNTNPRGVEYYWLAAANLDHENEKDSDIALLKQGYATITPIMLDLTAYKQMKNLKKWMKNG; from the coding sequence ATGAAAGAAATTTTAATAACAAACGATGATGGCTATGAAAGTGAAGGATTAAAAAAACTTATTAAAATGCTAAGAAAGCATTTTAAAGCTAAAATCACCATAGTAGCTCCTGCTAGTGAAAAATCAGCATGCTCGCACTCTATAACACTAACCAAACCTTTAAGATTTTACAAAGTTGGCAAAAGATTTTACAAGCTTGATGATGGCACACCTGCTGATTGTGTTTATCTTGCTTTGCATGCTTTATATAAAAAGCGTTTGCCTGATCTTGTGATAAGTGGGATTAACAAAGGTGCTAATGTAGGCGAGGATATAACCTACTCAGGAACTTGTGCGGGTGCCATGGAAGCAGTACTTCATGGAATTCCTGCTATTTCTTTATCACAATTTTACAAAGATAGCCAAAAAGAGCTTAATTATAAACTTGCTTTAAAACTTACTAAAAAAATAGTCAAAAATATCTTTGAAAAAGGCTTTCCTCTAGATAAAAAAGAATTTTTAAATATCAACTTTCCTTCAAATAAAACAACCTTTCAAGGCTTAAAAATTTGCAAGGCAGGTAAAAGAATTTATAGTTATGAAGCACATTCAAATACAAATCCAAGAGGTGTAGAATACTACTGGCTAGCCGCTGCTAATCTTGACCATGAAAATGAAAAAGACTCAGATATAGCACTTTTAAAACAAGGTTATGCTACGATCACACCTATAATGCTTGATCTAACAGCTTATAAACAAATGAAAAATCTCAAAAAATGGATGAAAAATGGATAG
- a CDS encoding pimeloyl-ACP methyl esterase BioG family protein, giving the protein MKTHFLHENANSSELILFFSGFCSHFSHFAHLKSDVNVLMVYDYTSFGWEFDLHKFEKITLVGFSMGVCVASKLLKDIKFDKKIAINGTNLPINDEFGIKKAIFKLTIKRFALEDFKANLLEKRMSLSDEFYFEKNEHLKAELLSLYEFCTKDLNENFTWDKAIISKEDKIFPPKHAFNFFKKKAVFIDEPHFAFFKYHTWEALCKLS; this is encoded by the coding sequence TTGAAAACTCATTTCTTACATGAAAATGCAAATTCATCCGAGTTGATTTTATTTTTTTCAGGGTTTTGCTCACATTTTAGCCATTTTGCGCATTTAAAAAGTGATGTAAATGTTTTAATGGTGTATGATTATACGAGTTTTGGTTGGGAATTTGATCTTCATAAATTTGAAAAAATCACTCTTGTTGGCTTTTCTATGGGAGTTTGTGTAGCGAGTAAACTTTTAAAAGATATAAAATTTGATAAAAAAATAGCCATAAATGGCACAAATTTACCTATAAATGATGAATTTGGGATCAAAAAAGCCATTTTTAAACTAACGATAAAAAGATTTGCTTTAGAGGATTTTAAAGCAAATTTGCTTGAGAAAAGAATGAGTTTAAGTGATGAATTTTACTTTGAAAAAAACGAGCATTTAAAAGCAGAACTTTTAAGCTTATATGAGTTTTGCACTAAGGATTTAAATGAAAATTTCACTTGGGATAAAGCCATAATTAGCAAAGAGGATAAAATCTTTCCACCAAAGCATGCTTTTAATTTTTTCAAAAAAAAGGCAGTGTTTATCGATGAGCCACATTTTGCATTTTTTAAATACCACACTTGGGAAGCACTTTGCAAACTTTCATAA
- a CDS encoding GNAT family N-acetyltransferase — MIRKLDIKDLASCIKLFKQSVSTLCKNDYTKEQIHAWINIDQKVWEEKFQNQLGFVYEEKGQIISFISINLEEKTLDLCFTHGNYAHQGYGKALLEFALKNYPYSEIYTFASLSAKNFFLKAGFKIIKENIAIRDQQELKNFLMKKEIN, encoded by the coding sequence TTGATAAGAAAGCTTGATATAAAAGACTTAGCTTCTTGCATCAAGCTTTTTAAGCAAAGCGTATCCACTCTTTGTAAAAATGATTATACAAAAGAGCAAATTCATGCATGGATTAATATAGACCAAAAAGTTTGGGAAGAAAAATTTCAAAATCAACTAGGCTTTGTTTATGAAGAAAAAGGCCAAATCATATCTTTTATAAGTATAAATTTAGAAGAAAAAACACTCGATCTTTGCTTTACTCATGGAAACTATGCTCATCAAGGTTATGGCAAAGCTTTATTAGAATTTGCTCTTAAAAACTACCCTTATAGTGAAATTTATACTTTTGCTAGCCTTAGTGCTAAAAATTTCTTTTTAAAAGCAGGATTTAAAATCATCAAAGAAAACATTGCTATAAGAGATCAACAAGAATTGAAAAATTTTTTAATGAAAAAGGAAATAAATTGA
- a CDS encoding aminotransferase class I/II-fold pyridoxal phosphate-dependent enzyme, whose product MQIAQILDTLKQQDNFRILRSLKHEGKYVIYNEQKLLNLASNDYLNLSNEKALKQDFLTHLKEFEFSSSSSRSLSGNYAIFDEFESFLEAKLGKKILHFNNGYALNVSCLQALASIKNTLFLADKQVHASIIDGLRLGGAKFIRFKHNDIRHLQSLVQKHHKEFENIIIASEALFSMDGDFAPIKEFINLKKEFKNIKIYIDEAHSVGCFGDDGLGYVKFLGLEKEVDFLVFTFGKAIASMGACMISDEKDFFINKARAFIYSTAIAPINVAWTLHVFKHLHEFNAQRKELLELSTWFKNALASKGAVLGEAYVISFILGQNALASEISQKLLENGVFAPAIKEPTVAKNTARIRFSLHAGLVKKDLEKVLEVL is encoded by the coding sequence ATGCAAATTGCACAAATTTTAGATACATTAAAACAACAAGATAATTTTAGAATTCTACGCTCATTAAAACATGAGGGAAAATATGTTATTTATAATGAGCAAAAATTGCTGAATTTAGCGAGCAATGATTATCTAAATTTAAGCAATGAAAAAGCATTAAAGCAAGATTTTTTAACACATTTGAAAGAATTTGAATTTTCTAGTTCAAGTTCAAGAAGTTTGAGTGGAAACTATGCGATTTTTGATGAATTTGAAAGCTTTTTAGAAGCTAAATTAGGCAAAAAAATTTTGCATTTTAACAATGGTTATGCCTTAAATGTTAGCTGTTTGCAAGCTTTAGCAAGCATTAAAAATACTTTATTTTTAGCAGATAAACAAGTACATGCAAGTATCATCGATGGTTTAAGGCTTGGCGGGGCTAAATTTATAAGATTTAAACACAATGATATAAGGCATTTACAAAGCTTAGTGCAAAAACACCATAAAGAATTTGAAAATATCATCATCGCAAGCGAAGCTTTATTTAGTATGGATGGAGATTTTGCACCTATAAAAGAATTCATAAATTTAAAAAAAGAGTTTAAAAATATCAAAATTTACATTGATGAAGCGCATAGTGTTGGGTGTTTTGGAGATGATGGTTTGGGTTATGTGAAATTTTTGGGCTTAGAAAAGGAAGTGGATTTTTTAGTTTTTACCTTTGGTAAGGCCATAGCTTCCATGGGAGCTTGTATGATAAGTGATGAGAAAGATTTTTTTATCAACAAAGCAAGAGCTTTTATATACTCAACTGCTATTGCGCCCATCAATGTAGCTTGGACTTTGCATGTTTTTAAGCATTTACATGAATTTAACGCTCAAAGAAAAGAACTTTTAGAATTAAGCACTTGGTTTAAAAATGCTTTAGCAAGTAAAGGTGCAGTTTTAGGCGAGGCTTATGTGATATCTTTTATTTTAGGGCAAAATGCACTAGCTAGTGAAATTTCTCAAAAGCTTTTAGAAAATGGTGTTTTTGCACCTGCTATTAAAGAGCCAACCGTAGCTAAAAATACAGCTAGAATTCGCTTTTCTTTGCATGCTGGGCTAGTGAAAAAAGACTTAGAAAAGGTTTTGGAGGTACTTTGA
- a CDS encoding isoaspartyl peptidase/L-asparaginase family protein: MKFLAGSKKALLVLASLTLLSNTSILAKSFEPVIVIHGGTSGLGLTKEEFAKREKVMKESLKAGQSILEKGGSSVDAVIAAIKVMEDSPEFNAGKGAVFTSDGYNELDASLMDGKNLKAGAIAMARTIKNPIEAAKLVMEKTPHTLIAGEGADKLAKNHGLEIVGQKYFFTEHRYKQLQEAKKSKEVLLDSDKAKAHLGVSTEPYLGTVGAIALDKNGNLAAGTSTGGTTNKMTGRIGDSPIIGAGNYANNDSVAVSCTGTGDIYIRVAAAHEVASLYEYKKLPIQKAAEETIKQVAELGGTGGIISIDKNGKVGYAWTKDKLGMYHGEARIGEEPKIFWPLEK, from the coding sequence ATGAAATTCTTAGCAGGTAGTAAAAAAGCTTTGCTTGTATTAGCAAGTTTAACTCTTTTGTCAAACACAAGCATACTAGCAAAAAGTTTTGAACCAGTTATTGTAATTCATGGTGGGACAAGTGGTTTAGGGCTTACTAAAGAAGAGTTTGCTAAAAGAGAAAAAGTAATGAAGGAATCTTTAAAAGCAGGTCAAAGCATACTTGAAAAAGGTGGAAGTTCAGTTGATGCAGTAATAGCTGCTATTAAAGTAATGGAAGATAGTCCTGAATTTAATGCTGGAAAAGGTGCTGTTTTTACCTCTGATGGTTATAATGAACTTGACGCATCTTTAATGGATGGAAAAAATTTAAAAGCAGGTGCAATTGCTATGGCAAGGACAATAAAAAACCCTATAGAGGCAGCAAAACTTGTCATGGAAAAAACACCTCACACTTTAATAGCTGGCGAGGGTGCTGACAAACTAGCTAAAAATCATGGTCTAGAAATAGTAGGACAAAAATATTTCTTTACCGAACACAGATATAAACAACTTCAAGAAGCTAAAAAAAGCAAAGAAGTATTGCTAGATAGTGATAAAGCAAAAGCTCATCTTGGCGTGAGTACTGAGCCGTATTTAGGTACAGTAGGTGCGATAGCTTTAGATAAAAATGGAAATTTAGCAGCAGGTACAAGTACAGGTGGTACTACAAATAAAATGACAGGTCGTATTGGAGATTCTCCTATTATAGGAGCAGGAAACTATGCAAATAATGATTCGGTAGCAGTATCTTGCACTGGAACAGGTGATATTTATATAAGAGTGGCCGCAGCACATGAAGTAGCATCTTTATATGAATACAAAAAACTTCCTATTCAAAAAGCTGCAGAAGAAACTATTAAGCAAGTTGCAGAACTTGGCGGAACAGGTGGAATTATCTCTATAGATAAAAATGGTAAAGTTGGCTATGCTTGGACTAAAGATAAATTAGGAATGTACCATGGAGAAGCAAGAATAGGAGAAGAGCCAAAAATATTTTGGCCGCTTGAGAAATAA
- a CDS encoding adenosylmethionine--8-amino-7-oxononanoate transaminase — translation MNLKELDLKYIWHPCTQMSDHEFLPLIPIKKAKGVYLYDFDEKSYIDCISSWWVNIFGHCNEYINEKIKDQLQNLEHVILAGFSHEPIIKLSQRLCKLLPFDKCFFADNGSSAIEVALKMSFQYHLNNGSKKDKFLSLSNSYHGETLGALSVGDVALYKKTYEPLLLKSITTPVPTSKDYTKELEILESILKNHHHEICAFILEPLLQCAGNMHMYELGYLNEAVKLAKSYGAQVVFDEIATGFGRTGEMFALDYCSQSIDYICLSKAITGGYLPLSVVLTKDEIYEKFYDSYESQKAFLHSHSYTGNALACAAANATLDIFEKENIIAKNKIKSAFIKTQWESLKEFDFLGNFRNLGMVSAFDIQKSKYQRAGLEVFQRALEKGLLLRPLGNTIYFMPPYVINEDEIAYVVESLREIFKDF, via the coding sequence ATGAATTTAAAAGAACTAGACTTAAAATACATTTGGCACCCTTGCACGCAAATGAGCGATCATGAGTTTTTACCTTTAATACCTATAAAAAAAGCTAAGGGGGTGTATTTGTATGATTTTGATGAAAAATCCTACATAGACTGCATTAGCTCTTGGTGGGTAAATATCTTTGGCCATTGCAATGAATATATCAATGAAAAAATCAAAGATCAACTTCAAAATTTAGAGCATGTTATACTTGCTGGTTTTTCACATGAGCCTATCATAAAGCTTTCGCAAAGACTTTGTAAGCTTTTACCTTTTGATAAATGCTTTTTTGCAGACAATGGTAGTTCAGCCATAGAAGTGGCTTTAAAAATGAGTTTTCAATACCACTTAAACAATGGCTCCAAAAAGGATAAATTCTTATCGCTTAGCAATTCTTACCATGGAGAAACTTTAGGTGCATTAAGCGTTGGCGATGTGGCACTTTATAAAAAAACCTATGAGCCTTTACTTTTAAAAAGTATCACAACACCTGTGCCAACAAGCAAGGACTATACAAAAGAACTTGAAATTTTAGAAAGCATTTTAAAAAATCATCATCATGAAATTTGTGCTTTTATACTTGAGCCTTTACTTCAATGTGCGGGCAATATGCATATGTATGAGCTTGGGTATTTAAATGAAGCGGTTAAACTTGCTAAAAGTTATGGTGCGCAAGTGGTATTTGATGAGATAGCCACAGGTTTTGGACGCACAGGGGAAATGTTTGCACTTGATTATTGCTCACAAAGCATTGATTATATATGTCTTTCTAAAGCTATCACGGGTGGGTATTTACCACTTTCAGTGGTGCTTACTAAAGATGAAATTTATGAGAAATTTTATGATAGCTATGAGAGCCAAAAGGCCTTTTTACACTCTCACTCTTACACGGGTAATGCCCTAGCTTGTGCAGCAGCTAATGCAACTTTGGATATTTTTGAAAAAGAAAATATCATCGCAAAAAATAAAATCAAAAGCGCTTTTATAAAAACTCAATGGGAGAGTTTAAAAGAATTTGATTTTTTAGGAAATTTTAGAAATTTAGGCATGGTAAGTGCATTTGATATACAAAAAAGCAAATACCAAAGAGCAGGACTTGAAGTCTTTCAAAGAGCCTTAGAAAAAGGTTTGCTTTTAAGACCACTTGGAAATACAATTTATTTCATGCCACCATATGTTATAAATGAAGATGAGATTGCTTATGTAGTGGAGTCTTTAAGAGAGATTTTCAAGGATTTTTGA
- a CDS encoding DMT family transporter: protein MEWFFLFLATAFEIFGVIIMKQLVSTKNKLYLLALIVCFGFSFGFLSLSMQSIAMSVAYSIWTGAGTAGGVIIGVLFYKESKSFLKLFLIALIIACTVGLKILS, encoded by the coding sequence ATGGAATGGTTTTTTTTATTTTTAGCGACTGCTTTTGAAATTTTTGGTGTGATTATCATGAAGCAACTTGTAAGCACTAAAAATAAGCTTTATCTTTTAGCTTTGATAGTGTGTTTTGGTTTTTCGTTTGGGTTTTTAAGCCTTAGTATGCAAAGCATTGCTATGAGTGTGGCTTATTCTATATGGACAGGAGCTGGAACCGCAGGCGGGGTTATCATCGGAGTGCTTTTTTACAAAGAAAGTAAAAGCTTTTTAAAGCTTTTTTTGATCGCTCTCATCATTGCTTGCACCGTGGGTTTAAAAATACTTTCATAG
- the bioD gene encoding dethiobiotin synthase, giving the protein MKIYISGIDTDVGKTYLSARICKELGFDYFKLIQAGTPKDSEVVAEFSPKTKIFKEGVFLKTPASPHKGRILENLNYKAFDIQIPQSDKLIIELAGGLFSPLDDEKTMIDYMSAFKHPTILVAKDYLGSINHTLLSIEALKQRDIKILALVLKSQDTFSKDFISNYVKIPIIEFDDKVCEKLSKILENLS; this is encoded by the coding sequence ATGAAAATATACATTAGTGGTATAGACACAGATGTTGGTAAAACTTATCTAAGTGCTAGAATTTGTAAAGAATTGGGTTTTGATTATTTTAAGCTTATCCAAGCAGGCACGCCAAAAGATAGCGAGGTAGTAGCTGAGTTTAGTCCAAAAACTAAGATTTTTAAAGAAGGTGTGTTTTTAAAAACCCCTGCTTCCCCGCACAAAGGCAGAATTTTAGAAAATTTAAACTATAAAGCTTTTGATATACAAATTCCACAAAGTGACAAACTCATCATCGAGCTAGCTGGCGGGCTTTTTTCGCCCCTTGATGATGAAAAAACGATGATTGATTATATGAGTGCGTTTAAGCACCCTACGATTTTAGTAGCAAAAGACTATCTAGGAAGTATCAATCACACGCTTTTAAGTATAGAAGCACTAAAACAAAGAGATATTAAAATCCTTGCTTTGGTTTTAAAAAGCCAAGATACTTTTAGCAAGGATTTTATAAGCAATTACGTTAAAATTCCTATCATAGAATTTGATGATAAAGTGTGTGAAAAACTTTCAAAAATCCTTGAAAATCTCTCTTAA
- a CDS encoding ThiF family adenylyltransferase: MDRYTRIKWLVNEENFIKFQNTKVLVCGLGGVGGICVDALFRSGFSNLTLIDTDKFETTNQNRQLHSENIGEEKAKVFERIYNAKGIVSKIDDEFLKSFDLSEFDLIIDAIDDIPAKVALANLVDLKKQIFISSTGGARKLDPTRIKTTSIFKTHGDALAKKFRYELRKSGFKGDFDVVFSDEEAHCKDLGSFMGVTASFGLALASLALRKVLDKKA, from the coding sequence ATGGATAGATACACGCGTATAAAATGGCTTGTTAATGAAGAAAATTTTATTAAATTTCAAAATACCAAAGTTTTAGTTTGTGGTTTGGGTGGAGTTGGCGGAATTTGTGTTGATGCACTTTTTAGAAGCGGCTTTAGCAATCTGACCTTAATCGATACGGATAAATTTGAAACTACTAATCAAAACCGCCAACTTCATAGCGAAAATATAGGCGAGGAAAAAGCTAAGGTTTTTGAACGTATTTATAATGCCAAAGGTATAGTTAGTAAAATCGATGATGAGTTTCTGAAAAGTTTTGATCTAAGCGAATTTGATTTAATCATTGATGCGATTGATGATATACCTGCTAAGGTCGCTTTGGCTAATTTAGTTGATTTAAAAAAGCAAATTTTTATCTCATCAACTGGTGGAGCTAGAAAGCTTGATCCAACGCGTATTAAAACGACAAGCATATTTAAAACACATGGCGATGCTTTAGCTAAAAAATTCCGTTATGAGCTTAGAAAATCAGGCTTTAAAGGGGATTTTGATGTGGTATTTTCAGATGAAGAAGCTCATTGTAAAGATCTTGGCTCATTTATGGGTGTGACAGCCTCTTTTGGACTTGCTTTAGCTTCTTTGGCTTTAAGGAAAGTGCTTGATAAGAAAGCTTGA
- the blaOXA gene encoding OXA-493 family class D beta-lactamase has protein sequence MKKLLLLFSLFCSFVLANENLENLFKDYNESGVFIAYDGKDYYSNDFTKANKRILPASTFKIFNALIALNEAVVKNTNEIFYHYKGEKVFLPSWKNDANLALAMQRSQAPAYKELARKIGLEKMQKNLDKLNYGNQKISKIDEFWLDDSLQISLKEQSTLLFKLANLALDYPKNIQKEIINIIKLSENDHYEFFAKTGWGKERYGQIVGFIKDKKTHQIYAFALCMNTSDFNKLYLREELAKKYLSNLINLTHKK, from the coding sequence TTGAAAAAATTACTTTTGCTTTTTAGTCTTTTTTGCTCTTTTGTTTTGGCAAATGAAAATTTAGAAAATCTTTTTAAAGATTACAATGAAAGTGGAGTTTTTATAGCTTATGATGGCAAAGATTATTATAGCAATGATTTTACAAAAGCAAACAAACGCATTTTACCTGCCTCTACTTTTAAAATTTTTAATGCCCTAATCGCACTTAATGAAGCCGTTGTGAAAAATACTAATGAGATTTTTTATCATTACAAAGGCGAAAAAGTATTTTTACCCTCTTGGAAAAATGACGCAAATTTAGCCCTAGCTATGCAAAGATCTCAAGCTCCTGCTTATAAGGAACTAGCTAGAAAAATAGGCTTAGAAAAAATGCAAAAAAATTTAGATAAACTTAACTATGGTAATCAAAAAATAAGTAAAATCGATGAATTTTGGCTTGATGATTCTTTGCAAATTAGTCTTAAAGAGCAATCCACTTTACTTTTCAAACTTGCAAATTTAGCACTAGATTATCCTAAAAATATACAAAAAGAAATTATCAATATAATAAAACTTAGTGAAAATGACCATTATGAGTTTTTTGCAAAAACAGGCTGGGGTAAAGAAAGATATGGACAAATCGTAGGTTTTATAAAAGATAAAAAAACTCATCAAATTTATGCTTTTGCTTTATGCATGAATACAAGTGATTTTAACAAACTTTATCTAAGAGAAGAATTAGCAAAAAAATATCTATCAAATTTAATAAACTTGACACATAAAAAATAA